The Podarcis raffonei isolate rPodRaf1 chromosome 2, rPodRaf1.pri, whole genome shotgun sequence genome window below encodes:
- the RPS18 gene encoding 40S ribosomal protein S18, which produces MVPEVGLPLGPHLRRKSFSLRWEGLICRLSRRLYFLFRPQQEREAGAAAMSLVIPEKFQHILRVLNTNIDGRRKIAFAITAIKGVGRRYAHVVLRKADIDLTKRAGELTEDEVERVITIMQNPRQYKIPDWFLNRQKDVKDGKYSQVLANGLDNKLREDLERLKKIRAHRGLRHFWGLRVRGQHTKTTGRRGRTVGVSKKK; this is translated from the exons ATGGTTCCGGAAGTGGGTCTGCCCTTAGGCCCCCACCTTCGCCGGAAGTCGTTTTCGCTTCGGTGGGAGGGTCTTATATGCAGGCTGTCGCGCCGGCTCTACTTCCTTTTCCGGCCACAGCAGGAGAGAGAAGCAGGCGCCGCAGCCATG TCGCTCGTCATCCCTGAGAAGTTCCAGCACATCCTGCGAGTCCTCAACACCAACATCGACGGGCGGCGGAAGATCGCCTTTGCCATCACCGCCATCAAG ggggtgggcaggcGTTACGCCCACGTGGTGCTGAGGAAGGCGGACATCGACCTGACCAAGAGGGCTGGAGAGCTCACCGAAGATgag GTGGAGCGTGTCATCACCATAATGCAGAACCCTCGTCAGTACAAGATCCCCGACTGGTTCCTGAACAGGCAGAAGGACGTCAAGGATGGGAAGTACAGCCAG GTCTTGGCCAACGGGCTGGACAACAAGCTCCGCGAGGACCTGGAGCGGCTGAAGAAGATCCGGGCGCATCGGGGCCTGCGCCACTTCTGGGG cctgcGTGTCCGTGGCCAGCACACCAAGACCACCGGCCGTCGTGGCAGAACTGTGGGCGTCTCAAAGAAGAAGTAA